In Comamonas sp. lk, the following proteins share a genomic window:
- the rplT gene encoding 50S ribosomal protein L20 yields MPRVKRGVTARARHKKVIALAKGFRGRRGNVFRVAKQAVMKAGQYAYRDRRNKKRVFRQLWIARINAAARELGLTYSQFANGLKKAAIEIDRKMLSDIAVHDKAAFAAIVDQVKAKLAA; encoded by the coding sequence ATGCCTCGCGTCAAACGTGGTGTAACGGCCCGTGCCCGTCACAAAAAAGTAATCGCCCTTGCTAAGGGTTTCCGCGGTCGTCGCGGCAATGTCTTCCGCGTCGCCAAGCAGGCGGTGATGAAGGCAGGCCAATACGCCTACCGTGACCGTCGTAACAAGAAGCGCGTGTTCCGCCAACTGTGGATCGCCCGTATCAACGCCGCTGCACGCGAACTGGGTCTGACATACAGCCAATTCGCCAACGGCCTGAAGAAGGCTGCCATCGAAATCGACCGCAAGATGCTGTCCGATATCGCTGTGCACGACAAGGCTGCTTTTGCAGCTATCGTCGACCAAGTCAAGGCCAAGCTGGCTGCCTGA
- a CDS encoding DUF6306 domain-containing protein, with product MQWCTMLLHAIRAMDGKSSTRTGDFFQKAMAIVDVNERLAFLNRGQAWVAKTLRELLPMVEDPVLNQNLARMLDSHVGNLDKVNEHLAHPG from the coding sequence GTGCAATGGTGCACCATGCTGCTGCATGCGATCCGGGCGATGGACGGGAAATCCAGCACTCGCACTGGCGATTTTTTCCAGAAAGCGATGGCTATCGTCGACGTGAATGAGCGCCTTGCGTTCCTGAACCGTGGGCAAGCCTGGGTTGCCAAGACGCTGAGAGAACTGCTGCCCATGGTCGAGGACCCGGTACTCAACCAGAATCTGGCGCGCATGCTGGACTCGCATGTCGGAAACCTCGACAAGGTGAATGAGCATCTTGCCCATCCAGGCTGA
- a CDS encoding MerR family transcriptional regulator, with amino-acid sequence MASHLPAIPAKRYFTIGEVADLCEVKPHVLRYWEQEFTQLKPMKRRGNRRYYQHHEVLMVRRIRELLYEQGFTISGARNRLRETGLAGRSTANEAALGIAAESEQAALQSQLLEEVLASKPLGAVPALCMQGIKEELLQIKALLSL; translated from the coding sequence ATGGCTTCACATCTGCCTGCCATTCCAGCCAAGCGCTACTTCACCATTGGTGAGGTGGCGGATCTGTGTGAGGTAAAGCCCCATGTGCTGCGCTATTGGGAGCAGGAATTCACCCAGCTCAAACCCATGAAACGCCGCGGCAACCGGCGCTACTACCAGCACCATGAAGTGCTGATGGTGCGCAGAATCCGTGAGCTGCTGTACGAGCAGGGTTTCACCATCAGCGGCGCTCGCAACCGCTTGCGCGAGACAGGTCTGGCCGGCCGCTCGACGGCCAACGAGGCAGCGCTGGGCATTGCCGCAGAAAGCGAACAGGCTGCGCTGCAGTCGCAATTGCTGGAGGAAGTGCTTGCCTCCAAGCCTTTGGGAGCCGTACCGGCGCTCTGCATGCAAGGGATCAAAGAAGAGCTTTTGCAGATCAAAGCATTGCTTTCACTTTGA
- the pheS gene encoding phenylalanine--tRNA ligase subunit alpha codes for MNELDSLVESAKQLFAQSQTPADLENAKAQFLGKSGKMTELMKGMAQLSVEEKKSRGAAINVAKQAIEAALTARRQALADAELQAHLKAEVLDVTLPGRRRGTGGLHPVSLTLERIEGIFGSMGFDVAEGPEIESDWFNFTALNTPEDHPARSMHDTFYVEGGTKQAPNLLRTHTSPMQVRHAVQHVKKYRNQLDAGQTMPEIRVIAPGRTYRVDSDATHSPMFHQCEGLWIGENVSFKDLKVVFTDFCKTFFESDDLVLRFRPSFFPFTEPSAEIDIQFQSGPLAGKWLEVAGSGQVHPNVVRNMGLDPEKYIGFAFGMGPDRLTMLRYGVNDLRLFFDGDIRFLSQFQQ; via the coding sequence ATGAACGAGTTGGATTCTCTGGTCGAAAGCGCTAAACAGCTGTTTGCGCAGTCACAAACCCCTGCCGATCTGGAAAATGCCAAGGCGCAGTTTCTGGGCAAGTCGGGCAAGATGACCGAGCTCATGAAGGGCATGGCGCAGCTTTCCGTCGAAGAGAAAAAATCGCGCGGTGCTGCCATCAACGTGGCCAAGCAAGCGATTGAAGCCGCTTTGACCGCTCGCCGCCAAGCCCTGGCTGATGCCGAACTGCAAGCTCACCTGAAGGCTGAAGTGCTGGACGTGACGCTGCCCGGCCGTCGTCGCGGCACCGGTGGTCTGCATCCCGTGTCGCTGACGCTGGAACGCATCGAGGGCATTTTTGGCTCCATGGGTTTTGATGTGGCCGAAGGCCCAGAGATTGAATCCGACTGGTTCAACTTCACGGCGCTGAACACGCCCGAAGACCATCCTGCTCGTTCCATGCACGACACCTTCTATGTGGAAGGCGGTACCAAGCAGGCGCCCAATTTGCTGCGCACGCACACCAGCCCCATGCAGGTGCGTCATGCGGTGCAGCATGTGAAGAAATACCGCAATCAGCTCGACGCCGGCCAGACCATGCCCGAGATCCGCGTGATTGCTCCCGGCCGCACTTACCGTGTGGACTCGGACGCCACCCACTCGCCCATGTTCCACCAGTGCGAAGGCCTGTGGATTGGCGAGAACGTGAGCTTCAAGGACTTGAAGGTGGTGTTCACCGACTTCTGCAAGACCTTTTTTGAATCGGATGATCTGGTGCTGCGTTTCCGCCCCAGCTTCTTCCCTTTCACCGAGCCTTCGGCTGAAATCGACATCCAGTTCCAGAGCGGCCCCTTGGCCGGCAAGTGGCTGGAAGTGGCGGGCTCCGGCCAGGTGCACCCCAACGTGGTGCGCAACATGGGTCTGGACCCCGAAAAGTACATCGGCTTTGCCTTCGGCATGGGCCCCGATCGCCTGACCATGCTGCGTTATGGCGTGAACGACCTGCGCCTGTTCTTCGACGGCGACATCCGTTTCCTGTCGCAATTTCAGCAATGA
- a CDS encoding amidohydrolase has translation MKKETGHSNPNDTVQVFAARKVLTMNVQQPEATHVAVQNGKILAVGNAADMAAWPDAQPVDTFRDKVLMPGLIEAHCHLMEGAMWDAIYLGYFDRRDPDGKLWTGLRTLEAVLARLKEAEVRMSDADAPLLGWGFDPILFGTERLSVKELDTVSATRSIVIMHASVHLMNVNSVMLAQAGIDEDTDIDGVHKDADGQPTGELQEFAAMFPVQKLLGKSMTLAAAEQAEAVWKFGRVAQLAGVTTATDLVSDLTRAGLETLHQVTADPQYPMRVVPAFAPQRNPDGGAARVLQAIGDQTDKLRFGPVKFIVDGSIQGFTARLREPGYFGGQPNGLWLIPPSQLQDLFTPFHTAGLQLHIHTNGDEATEVVLDVIEKMLAAHPRDDHRHTLQHCQLADRAQLERAAKLGMCINFFSNHLYYWGDAHSSQTVGPQWAARMNPAETARQLGITFSLHSDAPITPLNPLFTAWCAAHRASASGKILGESERLSVSDALHAVTLGAAKTLKLEHMIGSIEQGKMADFAVLEDDPSSVPVERLKDVQVWGTVLGGRAFAAPRC, from the coding sequence ATGAAAAAAGAGACAGGCCATTCAAACCCCAACGATACGGTGCAGGTGTTTGCCGCGCGTAAGGTGCTCACCATGAACGTGCAGCAGCCAGAGGCCACGCATGTGGCCGTGCAGAACGGCAAGATCCTGGCGGTCGGCAACGCCGCCGACATGGCGGCATGGCCCGATGCGCAACCAGTGGACACCTTTCGCGACAAGGTGCTGATGCCCGGTCTGATAGAAGCCCACTGCCATCTGATGGAAGGCGCGATGTGGGATGCGATCTATCTGGGCTACTTCGATCGGCGTGATCCGGATGGCAAGCTGTGGACAGGCCTGCGCACGCTGGAAGCGGTGCTTGCGCGCCTCAAGGAGGCCGAGGTGCGCATGAGCGATGCCGATGCGCCGCTGCTGGGCTGGGGCTTTGATCCGATTCTGTTCGGCACCGAACGTCTGTCGGTCAAGGAACTGGACACGGTGTCCGCCACTCGCTCCATCGTCATCATGCATGCGAGCGTGCATCTGATGAATGTGAACTCCGTGATGCTGGCGCAGGCAGGCATCGATGAAGACACCGACATCGACGGCGTGCACAAGGATGCGGACGGCCAGCCCACGGGCGAGCTGCAGGAGTTCGCCGCGATGTTCCCGGTGCAGAAGCTGCTCGGCAAGTCGATGACGCTGGCTGCGGCCGAGCAGGCCGAGGCCGTGTGGAAGTTCGGCCGTGTCGCGCAGCTCGCGGGCGTGACCACAGCGACTGATCTGGTGAGCGATCTGACGCGGGCAGGTCTTGAAACGCTGCACCAGGTGACGGCAGACCCTCAATATCCCATGCGCGTGGTGCCCGCATTTGCACCGCAGCGCAATCCCGATGGTGGCGCAGCGCGCGTGTTGCAGGCCATCGGGGATCAGACCGACAAGCTGCGCTTTGGCCCAGTCAAGTTCATTGTCGATGGCTCGATCCAGGGCTTCACCGCGCGGCTGCGCGAGCCGGGTTATTTCGGCGGCCAGCCCAACGGTCTGTGGCTGATTCCGCCATCGCAACTGCAGGATCTGTTCACGCCTTTCCACACGGCGGGTTTGCAACTGCACATCCACACCAATGGCGACGAGGCCACGGAAGTGGTGCTCGACGTGATCGAGAAGATGCTTGCTGCGCATCCGCGCGACGATCATCGCCACACGCTGCAGCATTGCCAGCTGGCCGACCGGGCCCAGCTTGAACGTGCAGCGAAGCTGGGCATGTGCATCAACTTCTTCTCCAACCACCTCTACTATTGGGGCGACGCACATTCCAGTCAGACCGTGGGGCCGCAGTGGGCTGCACGCATGAATCCGGCGGAGACGGCGCGGCAATTGGGCATCACGTTTTCGCTGCACTCCGATGCGCCGATCACGCCGCTCAACCCGCTGTTCACCGCCTGGTGTGCGGCACATCGGGCCAGCGCAAGCGGCAAGATTCTCGGTGAAAGCGAGCGCCTGTCAGTTTCCGACGCACTGCATGCCGTGACGCTTGGCGCGGCCAAGACGCTGAAGCTGGAGCACATGATTGGCAGCATCGAGCAGGGAAAAATGGCGGATTTTGCAGTGCTGGAGGACGATCCAAGCAGCGTGCCAGTCGAGCGTCTGAAAGACGTGCAGGTGTGGGGCACGGTGCTCGGCGGCAGGGCCTTTGCGGCACCACGCTGCTGA
- the pheT gene encoding phenylalanine--tRNA ligase subunit beta: protein MQFPESWLREYCNPKLTTQELADTLTMAGLEVEELDPVAPPFTGIVVGEIKEAVQHPDADRLRICQVDVGGPELLNIVCGAPNARVGIRIPCATVGAALPPGEDGKPFMIKIGKLRGVQSFGMLCSAKELGIADDTGGLLELPLDAPLGQNVREYLNLDDTLFTLKLTPNLAHCLSVYGVARELSALTGTPLKALSFPQAAVALQDKLPVKIEATDLCGRFSGRIVRNVNTQVKTPQWMLDRLARCGQRGVSPLVDISNYVMFELGRPSHIFDLDKISGGLNVRWGKQGETLKLLNGNTIEIDDFIPVGVIADDQQVESLAGIMGGDATAVSDDTKNIYIEAAFWFPKAVAGRSRHFNFSTDAGHRFERGVDPEFTVEHIERITALVLEICGTPETQVGAMDDQQPNMPAAKTVQLRVARAAKVIGMAVTQQQCLDALNGLGLPATVASEGVISVTAPTFRFDINLEEDLIEEVARMIGYDNLPTTKPLAPISPKLRAENQRSPFGVRRELAGLGYQETINFSFVEEKWEQELAGNHNAIKLLNPIASHLSVMRSSLLGSLLQVLKFNVDRKAQRVRVFELGRVFFKDDSVVESDTTVKGFYQPMRVAGLAYGAADQQQWGKAETKVDFYDVKGDVEALLAPFKPTFEPAEHPAMHPGRCARVLLGGKAIGFVGELHPKWRQGWDLAQAPILFELELDAVLAREVPVFKPVAKHQAVERDIAVVVKEAVTHAQIMDAIFAAKSDGILRNAVLFDVFRAKKLKAGEEAAPGSLAQDEKSLAVRLTLMSDEGSLADAQIEQTVQAVLAQLQERAAARLR from the coding sequence ATGCAATTTCCTGAATCCTGGTTGCGCGAATACTGCAACCCGAAGCTGACGACCCAAGAGCTGGCCGACACCCTGACCATGGCCGGCCTGGAAGTCGAAGAGCTGGACCCTGTCGCTCCTCCTTTCACCGGCATCGTGGTTGGTGAAATCAAGGAAGCCGTGCAGCACCCCGACGCTGACCGTCTGCGCATCTGCCAAGTCGATGTGGGCGGCCCCGAGCTGCTGAACATCGTCTGTGGTGCGCCCAACGCGCGCGTGGGCATCCGCATTCCCTGCGCCACCGTGGGCGCTGCACTGCCGCCCGGCGAAGATGGCAAGCCCTTCATGATCAAGATCGGCAAGCTGCGCGGCGTGCAAAGCTTTGGCATGCTGTGCTCGGCCAAGGAGCTGGGCATTGCCGACGATACCGGCGGCCTGCTGGAGCTGCCGCTGGATGCGCCTCTGGGCCAGAACGTGCGCGAGTACCTGAATCTGGACGACACGCTGTTCACGCTGAAACTCACGCCCAATCTGGCGCACTGCCTGTCGGTCTACGGCGTGGCTCGCGAGCTGTCGGCGCTGACCGGCACACCTTTGAAGGCGCTGTCGTTCCCGCAGGCGGCTGTGGCCTTGCAAGACAAGCTGCCCGTGAAGATTGAAGCCACCGATCTGTGCGGTCGCTTCTCGGGCCGCATCGTGCGCAATGTGAACACCCAGGTGAAGACGCCCCAGTGGATGCTGGATCGTCTGGCCCGCTGTGGCCAGCGCGGCGTCTCGCCCCTGGTGGACATCTCCAACTACGTGATGTTCGAGCTGGGTCGCCCCAGCCATATCTTTGATCTGGACAAGATCAGCGGCGGCCTGAACGTGCGTTGGGGCAAGCAGGGCGAAACGCTCAAGCTGCTCAATGGCAACACCATCGAGATCGACGACTTCATCCCCGTCGGTGTGATCGCCGACGACCAGCAGGTCGAATCCCTGGCTGGCATCATGGGCGGCGATGCGACCGCCGTGTCGGACGACACCAAGAACATTTATATCGAAGCGGCGTTCTGGTTCCCCAAGGCGGTGGCCGGCCGTTCGCGCCACTTCAATTTCTCTACCGACGCCGGCCACCGTTTCGAGCGTGGTGTGGACCCCGAGTTCACCGTCGAGCACATCGAGCGCATCACGGCGCTGGTGCTGGAGATCTGCGGCACGCCCGAGACGCAAGTCGGCGCCATGGACGACCAACAGCCGAACATGCCGGCCGCCAAGACCGTGCAACTGCGCGTGGCCCGTGCGGCCAAGGTCATCGGCATGGCCGTGACCCAGCAGCAATGCCTGGATGCCTTGAACGGCCTGGGTCTGCCCGCGACGGTGGCGTCTGAAGGCGTGATCAGCGTGACTGCGCCCACTTTCCGCTTCGACATCAATCTGGAAGAAGATCTGATCGAAGAAGTGGCCCGCATGATCGGTTACGACAACCTGCCTACCACCAAGCCGCTGGCGCCCATCTCGCCCAAGTTGCGCGCCGAGAACCAGCGCAGCCCGTTCGGCGTGCGCCGTGAACTGGCCGGTCTGGGTTATCAGGAAACCATCAACTTCAGCTTTGTTGAAGAAAAGTGGGAGCAGGAGCTGGCCGGTAACCACAACGCCATCAAGCTGCTCAACCCCATTGCCAGCCATTTGAGCGTGATGCGCTCGTCGTTGCTGGGCTCTTTGCTGCAGGTTTTGAAGTTCAACGTGGACCGGAAGGCCCAGCGCGTGCGCGTGTTCGAACTGGGTCGCGTGTTCTTCAAGGATGACTCCGTGGTCGAGTCCGACACCACCGTCAAGGGCTTTTACCAGCCCATGCGCGTGGCAGGGCTCGCCTACGGCGCTGCCGACCAGCAGCAATGGGGTAAAGCCGAAACCAAGGTGGACTTCTACGACGTCAAGGGTGATGTGGAAGCCTTGTTGGCGCCATTCAAGCCTACGTTCGAGCCCGCAGAACACCCAGCCATGCACCCCGGCCGCTGCGCCCGCGTGTTGCTGGGCGGCAAGGCCATCGGCTTTGTGGGCGAGTTGCACCCCAAGTGGCGTCAAGGCTGGGATCTGGCGCAAGCGCCTATCCTGTTCGAGCTGGAACTCGATGCTGTGCTGGCCCGCGAAGTGCCCGTCTTCAAGCCCGTAGCCAAGCACCAGGCCGTGGAGCGCGACATTGCCGTCGTGGTCAAGGAAGCCGTAACCCATGCGCAAATCATGGATGCGATCTTTGCCGCCAAATCCGATGGCATCTTGCGCAATGCCGTGCTGTTTGACGTGTTCCGCGCCAAAAAGCTCAAGGCTGGCGAAGAAGCGGCTCCAGGCAGCCTGGCCCAGGACGAGAAAAGCCTGGCCGTACGCCTGACGCTGATGAGCGACGAAGGTTCTCTGGCCGATGCGCAAATCGAGCAGACGGTGCAAGCCGTGCTGGCCCAATTGCAAGAGCGTGCCGCAGCACGTTTGCGCTGA
- a CDS encoding CobW family GTP-binding protein: protein MQAKQHAPIPMVVVGGYLGAGKTTMLNRLLTQSGDLRVAVLVNDFGEINIDAALIRTRSDDVIQLENGCVCCSIGDKLVQALAEISERADRPDLLVIEASGVSDPLRIAQVGMLDRAFRLNSIVVLADVLGLQRHLADPLIGDMVRQQMAGATALVLSKCDLARESDIAAAGELLSRIAPHAVKFRADHGMLPMSLFLDVESRPERSIPTLLSPQPGRRWSKRASDALLHCAITSFSIRMQGEQFDKLRLKQALRGLPAGTLRAKGIVCMQGKTRPQELHVVGGRMRITDVERDSLTESVLVFIGIFAAGDEERVRDELCAAIAAEAVA from the coding sequence ATGCAGGCCAAGCAACATGCTCCCATTCCGATGGTCGTCGTCGGCGGCTATCTTGGCGCAGGCAAAACTACCATGCTCAACCGCTTGCTCACGCAATCCGGTGATCTGCGTGTGGCGGTGCTGGTGAACGACTTTGGCGAGATCAACATCGATGCGGCGCTCATTCGCACGCGAAGTGACGATGTGATTCAGCTGGAGAACGGTTGCGTCTGCTGCTCGATTGGCGACAAGCTGGTGCAGGCGCTCGCCGAGATCAGTGAACGCGCGGATCGACCGGACCTGCTCGTGATCGAGGCCAGCGGTGTTTCCGATCCGCTGCGCATAGCGCAGGTCGGAATGCTTGATCGTGCATTCCGTTTGAATTCCATCGTGGTGCTCGCCGATGTCCTCGGGTTGCAGCGGCATCTGGCGGACCCGCTAATCGGTGACATGGTGCGCCAGCAGATGGCTGGTGCTACAGCATTGGTGCTGTCCAAATGTGATCTCGCCCGCGAGAGCGACATTGCGGCAGCTGGCGAATTGCTGTCGCGTATCGCACCACATGCCGTGAAATTCAGAGCCGATCACGGAATGCTTCCGATGTCCCTCTTTCTCGATGTAGAAAGCAGGCCCGAACGATCCATTCCAACACTGCTGAGTCCGCAGCCAGGTCGGCGCTGGAGCAAGCGCGCGTCGGATGCGCTACTGCATTGTGCAATCACGAGCTTTTCGATTCGCATGCAGGGCGAACAGTTCGACAAGCTGCGCCTCAAGCAGGCCCTGCGCGGTCTTCCCGCTGGAACGCTGCGTGCCAAGGGCATCGTTTGCATGCAGGGCAAAACGCGTCCTCAGGAGCTGCATGTAGTGGGTGGTCGCATGCGGATCACAGATGTAGAGCGGGACTCACTGACGGAGTCCGTGCTGGTCTTCATCGGCATATTTGCTGCAGGAGATGAGGAGCGGGTCCGGGACGAGCTGTGCGCTGCAATTGCGGCAGAGGCAGTGGCCTAG
- a CDS encoding DUF3311 domain-containing protein gives MLKVFIGLGIPYLAVVGLLPWVASVDRFVFGVPFIYMWIFIWFVLTSGCMYAVWHLFDRHEPDVAVDQH, from the coding sequence ATGCTCAAGGTGTTCATTGGGCTCGGGATACCGTACCTTGCGGTAGTCGGGCTGCTTCCGTGGGTCGCTTCGGTTGACCGTTTTGTGTTCGGCGTGCCGTTCATCTACATGTGGATCTTCATCTGGTTCGTGCTCACCTCCGGGTGCATGTACGCGGTGTGGCATCTGTTCGATCGTCACGAGCCCGATGTGGCCGTCGACCAGCACTGA
- a CDS encoding integration host factor subunit alpha → MELAVESIDSPALTKAQLADLLFEEIGLNKREAKDMVDAFFDLISQSLVDGEDVKLSGFGNFQIRTKAPRPGRNPRTGELIPIAARRVVTFHASSKLKELIQAEKPGA, encoded by the coding sequence ATGGAGCTTGCTGTTGAAAGCATTGACAGCCCCGCGCTGACCAAGGCGCAACTGGCCGATCTGTTGTTTGAAGAAATCGGTTTGAACAAGCGCGAAGCCAAGGATATGGTTGATGCGTTTTTCGATCTGATCTCCCAAAGTCTGGTGGATGGGGAAGATGTCAAGCTCTCGGGTTTTGGCAATTTCCAGATTCGCACCAAGGCACCGCGCCCCGGCCGCAATCCGCGTACCGGCGAGCTGATTCCGATTGCTGCCCGCCGCGTGGTTACCTTCCACGCCAGCAGCAAGCTCAAGGAATTGATTCAGGCGGAAAAGCCCGGCGCTTAA
- a CDS encoding LysR family transcriptional regulator, with translation MDSQKLKHLLAIVDHGTFSDAARAVHLTQPALSRSIRSLEDELKAQLFDRGARRARLTGFGELVAERARRIRLEMTQLQRDIELLRGAQEGQLNVGFAPGPAALLLTPFLIHMAQKHPRIKVRTEVSSTQTLLKSLSHESIDAIVGDGYILRAAGNDVEFEPLGDLHAGLVCRASHPILSESVIDFDTIRRYPLATTTLSTAITRGLTHLWGPEAEQDRLFTLHCNDLETLRQVTLASDTMLFGILAVTRQERANGTIVEVPITPDPGSYGHYGIARTTGRTLSPVLELLYSFTRHYWAAM, from the coding sequence ATGGATTCGCAAAAGCTCAAGCACCTGCTGGCCATCGTTGACCATGGAACCTTCTCTGACGCAGCGCGAGCGGTCCACCTCACCCAGCCCGCGTTAAGTCGCAGCATCCGGTCGCTGGAAGACGAACTCAAGGCGCAGCTCTTTGATCGCGGCGCAAGGCGCGCAAGGCTCACGGGCTTCGGCGAGCTGGTGGCCGAGCGTGCAAGACGCATCCGCCTTGAAATGACGCAATTGCAGCGCGACATAGAACTGCTACGCGGCGCTCAGGAAGGCCAGCTCAACGTCGGCTTCGCACCTGGCCCGGCCGCGTTGCTACTCACGCCGTTTCTCATCCACATGGCACAGAAGCACCCACGCATCAAGGTTCGCACCGAAGTCAGCTCCACCCAAACACTGCTAAAAAGCCTATCCCACGAAAGCATCGATGCCATCGTCGGCGACGGCTATATCCTTCGCGCCGCCGGGAACGACGTGGAATTCGAGCCATTGGGCGACCTGCACGCAGGCCTCGTCTGCCGCGCCAGCCACCCGATCCTGAGCGAGTCCGTCATCGACTTTGACACCATCCGCCGCTACCCACTGGCGACCACCACGCTGAGCACCGCCATCACCCGCGGCCTCACCCACCTATGGGGCCCCGAAGCCGAGCAGGACAGGCTCTTCACCCTACACTGCAACGATCTGGAAACCTTGCGCCAAGTCACCCTGGCCAGCGACACAATGCTCTTCGGCATCCTCGCAGTCACCAGACAGGAGCGAGCCAATGGCACCATCGTCGAAGTCCCCATCACCCCAGACCCTGGCAGCTACGGCCACTACGGCATCGCGCGCACCACAGGCCGCACACTCTCCCCCGTGCTGGAGTTGCTGTACTCATTTACACGACACTATTGGGCTGCGATGTAG
- a CDS encoding sodium:solute symporter family protein codes for MASLVFLGVILYSLYLAIRSRKGGGESQSVHDFFVASRQFGAWLVFFLAAGEVYSIGTMVGFPGGIYAKGPTYGVWFLGYILLAYPLGYFLGPKIWEAGARFNAITLPDLFKGHYKSRALELIVAGSAILFLLPWGQLQFTGLVAALKGLGWNFTPLHLVLISAALAFTYIAISGVRATSYIAILKDVVMLVAIIVVGLAVAMHAGVADVFEAASKQVSNHMNPTELRFSMSTIFFQAMGFYMMPFAIQNFFTAKSANTIRRTQIVMPLYMLMYPFLVLASYYAISQNLQLASPNEAFFAAAIRLLPGWLLGLVAAGAALSGLLVLAGICLAIGPIVTRNLIPSMPEQKQKFASKIVIVIYLMMSIVMTLFTPNLMLTLINTAYYGVTQFFPGMLVILFKRKVRPAAVAMGILVGQVSAIVMYVVQPDFGGFNLGLISLAANVAVMFALHVALPRPVVRLGMA; via the coding sequence ATGGCTTCACTCGTTTTTCTCGGCGTCATTCTTTACTCCCTCTATCTGGCCATCCGCTCGCGCAAGGGCGGTGGCGAATCACAGAGCGTGCATGACTTCTTTGTGGCTTCGCGGCAGTTTGGCGCGTGGCTGGTGTTCTTCCTGGCGGCCGGAGAGGTCTACAGCATCGGCACCATGGTGGGATTTCCGGGCGGCATCTACGCCAAGGGCCCAACTTACGGCGTCTGGTTCCTCGGCTACATCCTGCTGGCCTATCCGCTTGGCTACTTCCTTGGTCCGAAGATCTGGGAGGCGGGTGCGCGCTTCAACGCGATCACCTTGCCCGATCTGTTCAAGGGCCACTACAAGAGCCGCGCGCTGGAACTGATCGTTGCGGGTTCGGCGATTCTGTTTCTGCTGCCGTGGGGGCAGTTGCAGTTCACGGGCCTCGTGGCTGCACTCAAGGGGCTGGGCTGGAACTTCACGCCACTGCATCTGGTGCTGATCTCCGCTGCGCTTGCGTTCACCTACATCGCCATTTCGGGCGTGCGGGCCACGTCATACATCGCCATCCTCAAGGACGTCGTGATGCTGGTGGCGATCATTGTCGTCGGTCTTGCGGTGGCCATGCATGCAGGCGTCGCCGATGTGTTCGAAGCGGCCAGCAAGCAGGTAAGCAACCACATGAATCCGACCGAGTTGCGGTTCTCGATGAGCACCATCTTCTTTCAGGCGATGGGTTTCTACATGATGCCGTTCGCAATCCAGAACTTCTTCACGGCCAAGAGCGCGAACACCATTCGCCGCACGCAGATCGTGATGCCGCTGTACATGCTGATGTACCCGTTCCTGGTGCTTGCGTCGTACTACGCCATCAGCCAGAACCTGCAGCTCGCATCGCCCAATGAAGCCTTCTTTGCTGCGGCCATCCGCCTGCTGCCGGGTTGGTTGCTGGGCTTGGTGGCGGCAGGGGCTGCGCTGTCTGGGCTGTTGGTGCTCGCGGGTATCTGCCTGGCGATCGGCCCTATCGTCACACGCAATCTGATTCCATCGATGCCTGAGCAAAAGCAGAAGTTCGCTTCCAAGATCGTGATCGTCATCTATCTGATGATGTCCATCGTGATGACGCTCTTCACGCCAAATCTGATGCTCACGCTGATCAACACGGCGTATTACGGCGTCACGCAGTTCTTCCCCGGCATGTTGGTGATCCTGTTCAAGCGCAAGGTGCGTCCGGCTGCCGTGGCCATGGGCATTCTGGTGGGGCAGGTGTCGGCCATCGTGATGTATGTGGTGCAGCCCGATTTCGGTGGTTTCAATCTGGGCCTCATCAGCCTTGCTGCCAACGTGGCGGTGATGTTCGCTCTGCACGTGGCTCTGCCGCGTCCCGTGGTGCGTTTGGGAATGGCTTGA